A portion of the Candidatus Uhrbacteria bacterium genome contains these proteins:
- a CDS encoding ATP-dependent Clp protease ATP-binding subunit produces the protein MPRDIVDRFTTHLKNVLTRALVFAVEEKQPAVTPAMLLWALGTQKGCVGAEVLRRQHVHVSGLRSFVAQGMRAHDSINPTPPLAETSRRMLEKAVWIAHTYGHPYVGTEHLLGAMLEVQDPDVASFFTSEGVLTSTLQEQVIQVLKSASRFPEMEEMLRDAIPSRETALKPIPELGQEDHEEEKEESGGGKSETPALDFFARDLTAPRVATELDPVLAREAEITRTIEILCRRTKNNPLLLGEPGVGKTAVVEGLAKRIASGDVPAPLFKKRILLLDLPSIVAGTVYRGEFEGRMKQIIEEAREHPDLILFIDEIHTIIGAGSASGSLDAAHLLKPALARGEIRCIGATTPAEYKKHFETDAALERRFQPVQILEPTASVALTMLEGLMPAYEKYHHVRITPAALSAAIRLSTRYLHDRFLPDKAIDLLDEAAAMLRVRSAQPVPEGRKLREKEEAMAQIIAKKREAIEHERLEEAIQLRTKEQALKKEIENWEGVAPEEPRLFVVDVEEVAEVISRATGIPAQELVAEERERTMQLGPHLRRQIVGQSHATDEVAKAILRAKTGINNHNRPLASFLFVGPSGVGKTETARQLATYLFEDKRSLVVLDMSEFSESFSLSKLIGAPAGYVGYREAAKLTDQVKARPYAVVLFDEIEKAHRDVQNILLQILDQGELHDATGRKINFRNTIIVLTSNIGSARWAGAKLGFGDKQEHLPEMKDVRTDLENLLRPELLNRIDHTLLFRPLETKHLEDIAEQHFAELASRLEERGVAIQIGKAVAPWLALHAMRETGGARALRHIIETEVEPLIADRILQKKPKKLRVSLKGNILVVENARVI, from the coding sequence ATGCCCCGCGACATCGTTGATCGTTTCACCACTCACTTAAAAAATGTTCTCACGCGAGCGCTTGTTTTTGCTGTGGAAGAAAAACAACCGGCCGTAACACCCGCCATGTTGCTGTGGGCACTTGGCACGCAAAAGGGATGCGTGGGAGCCGAAGTCCTGCGGCGCCAGCATGTACACGTATCTGGCCTTCGTTCCTTTGTAGCGCAAGGCATGCGCGCGCATGATTCGATCAACCCTACCCCGCCGCTCGCGGAAACATCACGCCGCATGCTGGAAAAGGCCGTATGGATCGCCCACACCTACGGGCACCCGTACGTGGGGACAGAGCACCTTCTCGGTGCCATGCTCGAAGTGCAGGACCCCGATGTCGCCTCATTTTTCACAAGCGAAGGCGTTCTCACGTCCACCTTGCAGGAGCAAGTTATTCAAGTTTTAAAGAGCGCGTCCCGATTTCCAGAGATGGAGGAAATGCTGCGTGATGCCATCCCCTCGCGAGAGACGGCTCTTAAACCCATTCCTGAACTGGGGCAAGAAGATCACGAAGAGGAGAAAGAGGAGTCTGGCGGGGGAAAATCGGAGACCCCTGCGCTTGATTTTTTCGCGCGCGACCTGACGGCCCCCCGTGTCGCGACAGAACTGGATCCCGTCCTCGCTCGCGAGGCCGAAATTACGCGCACCATCGAAATCCTCTGCCGGCGCACCAAAAATAATCCGCTTCTCCTGGGCGAGCCGGGTGTGGGAAAGACCGCAGTCGTGGAAGGACTTGCAAAACGTATTGCTAGCGGAGACGTGCCGGCCCCCCTTTTCAAGAAACGCATCCTCCTTTTAGACTTACCTAGCATCGTTGCGGGCACGGTCTACCGCGGCGAGTTCGAGGGACGCATGAAGCAAATCATCGAGGAGGCGCGTGAACATCCCGATCTCATTCTTTTCATTGACGAAATCCACACCATCATCGGCGCAGGGTCTGCCTCCGGGTCCCTGGATGCGGCACATCTTCTGAAGCCTGCGCTCGCGCGCGGAGAGATTCGCTGTATCGGCGCCACAACGCCGGCAGAGTACAAAAAACATTTTGAAACCGATGCGGCACTGGAACGCCGATTCCAACCCGTGCAGATTCTTGAGCCTACCGCTTCCGTCGCCCTCACTATGCTCGAAGGGCTCATGCCCGCTTACGAGAAATACCACCACGTGCGTATTACGCCCGCGGCCCTCTCTGCAGCCATCCGGTTAAGCACGCGCTATCTGCACGACCGTTTCTTGCCGGATAAAGCGATCGACTTGTTGGATGAGGCTGCCGCAATGTTGCGCGTCCGCTCGGCACAGCCGGTACCCGAAGGGAGAAAGCTCCGTGAGAAAGAAGAGGCTATGGCGCAGATCATCGCAAAAAAACGCGAGGCTATCGAACACGAACGGCTTGAGGAGGCTATCCAGCTCCGCACAAAAGAGCAGGCGCTTAAAAAAGAAATCGAGAATTGGGAGGGGGTAGCTCCAGAGGAACCCCGCCTGTTCGTCGTCGATGTGGAAGAAGTTGCGGAAGTCATCAGCCGCGCCACAGGCATTCCTGCACAGGAACTCGTCGCTGAAGAGCGCGAGCGTACGATGCAACTCGGACCGCATTTGCGCCGGCAGATTGTGGGGCAAAGCCACGCAACAGATGAAGTCGCGAAGGCCATCCTGCGGGCAAAAACAGGCATCAACAACCACAACCGCCCCTTGGCATCCTTCCTTTTCGTGGGACCGTCAGGCGTGGGGAAAACCGAAACCGCGCGCCAGCTTGCCACGTACCTCTTTGAAGACAAACGATCTCTCGTCGTGCTCGACATGAGCGAATTCAGTGAAAGCTTTTCCCTCTCTAAACTGATTGGGGCTCCCGCCGGATATGTCGGGTACCGCGAGGCAGCAAAACTCACCGACCAAGTGAAAGCACGTCCCTACGCGGTTGTGCTGTTCGACGAGATCGAGAAAGCGCACCGCGACGTACAAAATATTCTGCTCCAAATTTTGGATCAAGGAGAACTGCATGATGCCACCGGTCGCAAGATCAATTTCCGCAACACCATCATCGTTCTCACATCCAATATAGGCTCGGCTCGATGGGCTGGGGCAAAACTCGGGTTTGGAGACAAGCAGGAACATCTACCGGAGATGAAAGATGTCCGGACAGATTTGGAGAATCTTCTGCGTCCGGAACTCTTAAACCGTATCGATCATACGCTCTTGTTCCGTCCTCTTGAAACAAAGCATCTTGAGGATATTGCGGAGCAGCATTTTGCGGAACTCGCCTCTCGACTGGAAGAGCGGGGTGTTGCTATCCAGATCGGCAAAGCCGTCGCGCCCTGGCTCGCCCTGCATGCTATGCGCGAGACCGGCGGTGCGCGCGCGCTCCGCCATATTATCGAGACGGAAGTCGAGCCGCTCATTGCGGACAGGATTCTGCAAAAAAAGCCAAAAAAACTTCGCGTAAGCCTCAAAGGAAATATCCTCGTCGTCGAGAACGCGCGCGTGATATAA
- a CDS encoding M48 family metallopeptidase, whose amino-acid sequence MYNALAQNKRKSALLVFAFVLLLLALGWALGVWLGNPTNGLVIAGAIALLTTLIGYFAGDKVALAVAGAKKVERRDHPELYRLVENLAISEGLPTPSVYLISDRAPNAFAAGRDPKHAVIAVTQGLLDTLEKVELEGVLAHELGHIKNADVRFMTLVVVLVGSIILLSDMLTRSFLWGRDRDNRNAGPLLIVGLVLAILSPFIAELIKLAVSREREYLADATAAMTTRYPEGLARALEKIATLDQPLARANHATAHLYIANPFDPHITHRKFETLFSTHPPIEDRIRRLRSLGASA is encoded by the coding sequence ATGTATAACGCCCTCGCCCAAAACAAGCGCAAAAGCGCGCTTCTCGTCTTTGCCTTTGTCCTCCTCTTGCTCGCTCTAGGATGGGCGTTGGGCGTATGGCTTGGTAACCCCACGAACGGGCTCGTGATTGCTGGGGCCATTGCTCTCCTCACCACGCTTATAGGATATTTTGCCGGAGACAAGGTGGCGCTGGCTGTCGCGGGGGCCAAAAAAGTTGAGCGGCGCGATCACCCGGAACTCTATCGGCTCGTGGAAAATCTGGCGATCAGCGAGGGCCTCCCCACGCCATCCGTGTACCTCATCAGCGACAGAGCGCCCAATGCTTTTGCCGCCGGACGCGATCCGAAACATGCAGTGATCGCCGTGACACAAGGACTCCTCGACACTCTCGAGAAGGTCGAACTTGAAGGAGTGCTGGCGCACGAACTCGGACACATCAAGAATGCGGACGTGCGCTTCATGACACTCGTCGTCGTCCTGGTGGGCTCTATCATTCTGCTGTCGGACATGCTCACACGGAGTTTCTTGTGGGGGCGCGACCGTGACAACCGGAATGCCGGGCCTTTGCTCATCGTGGGCCTTGTCCTTGCCATTCTCTCTCCCTTTATCGCCGAACTCATCAAACTCGCCGTCTCGCGAGAACGCGAGTATTTGGCAGACGCGACAGCCGCGATGACCACGCGGTATCCAGAAGGATTGGCGCGGGCGCTCGAAAAAATTGCCACGCTCGACCAGCCGCTTGCGCGAGCTAATCACGCCACGGCGCACCTCTACATTGCGAATCCCTTCGACCCGCACATTACGCACCGAAAGTTTGAAACGTTGTTCTCCACGCATCCGCCCATTGAGGACCGTATCCGGCGGCTGCGTTCTCTCGGTGCAAGCGCCTAG
- a CDS encoding LemA family protein has product MSPVFLIILAVVVLAILWLVITFNGLVHARNRVHEGWSDIEVQLKRRHDLIPNLISTVQGYAAHEKDVFDRVTHARAQAMSATTPHDQAAAENMLSQTLKSLFAVSENYPTLQASQNFLDLQRDLTDAEDKIQAARRFYNGQVRDYNTRIQVFPNNLVAGRFGFTASEFFDAPDELVNPPKVSF; this is encoded by the coding sequence ATGTCACCTGTTTTTCTCATCATTTTAGCCGTTGTTGTTTTAGCCATTTTATGGCTCGTTATCACCTTTAACGGCCTGGTGCATGCACGCAACCGCGTCCATGAAGGGTGGTCAGACATCGAGGTACAATTGAAGCGCCGACACGACCTGATTCCCAATCTTATTTCGACAGTCCAGGGATATGCGGCGCATGAAAAGGACGTGTTCGACCGTGTGACGCACGCACGCGCACAGGCGATGAGCGCCACGACGCCGCACGACCAGGCCGCCGCTGAAAACATGCTCTCACAAACACTCAAGTCTCTCTTCGCCGTTTCCGAAAACTATCCCACGCTTCAAGCCTCGCAAAACTTTCTGGATCTTCAGCGCGACCTCACCGACGCCGAAGACAAAATCCAGGCAGCGCGCCGTTTCTACAACGGCCAAGTGCGTGATTACAACACGCGGATCCAGGTCTTTCCAAACAATCTCGTGGCCGGAAGGTTCGGCTTTACCGCTTCCGAGTTCTTCGACGCTCCCGACGAGCTCGTGAACCCGCCAAAAGTGAGCTTCTAA
- a CDS encoding phosphomannomutase/phosphoglucomutase — translation MNVPKTIFKSYDIRGLAQGELSQELARRVGAAVVRLTGAKRLVVGRDMRETSPAFAEAVVGGAMAEGAHVVDIGLCSTPLFNFAVTHYPDHDAGVMVTASHNPVAYNGFKIVRHDGTVVGGGDGMEAVAEFVLSDAPVSDHAAGSVTSLNVEEEYLQEIFSQSAPLPDLSGFVVAVDAGNGMGSLVLRPLFEKLGCAWQGLYLDPDGRFPNHEANPLKEETLHDIRRLMETAHAHVGIALDGDGDRVVFLDETGAVIRGDHIIAMLAPDILRRYPGGKIYYDLRSTRRVAEAVTSAGGVPVMSEVGHANFKRHLVRDGGVFGGEFSCHFFFKEFGSAEASEYMIVLLLSHLARSGKKLSELVAPFRTPHSGEINFEVADREAALARVVERYGGVAKQRLDIDGVSFFFDGWWFNLRPSNTEPLVRLTLEADSAELMEQKKAEISSLVAV, via the coding sequence ATGAATGTTCCAAAAACCATCTTTAAATCGTACGATATTCGTGGGCTTGCGCAGGGAGAATTAAGCCAAGAATTAGCGCGCCGTGTTGGCGCGGCCGTCGTGCGTCTCACGGGAGCGAAACGTTTGGTTGTTGGACGCGATATGCGCGAGACAAGTCCCGCGTTTGCAGAAGCTGTTGTTGGGGGAGCAATGGCGGAAGGCGCGCATGTGGTGGATATTGGGCTTTGCTCCACGCCGCTTTTCAATTTTGCCGTGACGCATTATCCCGACCATGACGCAGGCGTGATGGTGACGGCTTCGCACAATCCTGTTGCCTACAACGGATTTAAAATAGTGCGCCATGACGGTACGGTGGTCGGAGGAGGGGATGGAATGGAGGCGGTGGCGGAGTTCGTGCTTTCGGATGCGCCTGTGTCGGATCATGCCGCGGGAAGTGTGACGTCGCTCAACGTGGAAGAAGAGTATCTGCAGGAGATTTTTTCACAATCTGCCCCGCTTCCTGATCTTTCTGGATTTGTTGTTGCGGTAGATGCGGGTAATGGGATGGGGAGTCTCGTTCTGCGACCGCTTTTTGAAAAGCTTGGATGCGCATGGCAAGGACTCTACCTTGATCCAGACGGCCGTTTCCCCAACCACGAGGCGAATCCATTGAAGGAAGAAACCCTTCACGATATACGGAGGCTCATGGAGACCGCGCATGCGCACGTCGGTATTGCGCTCGATGGAGATGGTGACCGCGTAGTCTTTTTGGACGAAACAGGGGCGGTGATCCGCGGAGACCACATTATCGCCATGCTGGCGCCTGATATCTTGCGACGGTACCCGGGCGGGAAAATTTACTACGATCTTCGCTCGACACGTCGCGTGGCAGAAGCGGTGACCTCCGCGGGCGGCGTGCCGGTTATGTCCGAAGTGGGACATGCAAATTTCAAGCGCCACTTGGTGCGCGACGGCGGCGTTTTTGGCGGGGAGTTCTCCTGTCACTTCTTCTTTAAAGAATTTGGTTCTGCGGAAGCGTCGGAGTATATGATTGTTCTTCTCTTGTCTCATCTTGCCCGTTCAGGGAAAAAGCTCTCCGAACTTGTGGCGCCCTTTCGCACGCCGCACAGCGGCGAGATCAATTTTGAGGTTGCCGATAGGGAAGCGGCTCTTGCGCGCGTGGTTGAAAGATACGGGGGGGTAGCGAAACAACGACTGGACATCGACGGCGTCTCGTTCTTTTTTGACGGGTGGTGGTTTAACCTTCGTCCTTCCAACACGGAGCCTCTTGTGCGGCTGACGCTCGAGGCGGATTCGGCGGAGCTCATGGAGCAGAAGAAGGCGGAGATTTCCTCGCTTGTGGCGGTATGA